The following coding sequences lie in one Mesorhizobium sp. DCY119 genomic window:
- the bamA gene encoding outer membrane protein assembly factor BamA yields MKAASSFLNAASAVALSASLAVPAAVVAQFATVSVASAAVISSIDVRGNQRVEAQTIRDYVQIRPGKAFSNADIDEAVKRLFATGLFSDVRINQAGSTLVVQVSELQVVNQVLFQGNKKIKDAQLSGTVQLKPRGTFSSQTMEADAEAIRESYRRIGRNDVVVNTQVMDLGENRVNVVFDIKEGDRTKIAAINFVGNNAFSNRRLADVISTKKSTILSFLMRDDVYDEQRLRADEEALRRFYYNRGYADFRVVSASGELDEASNTYTVNITVEEGEKYTFGDVSVESSIPEVDTTELQSQLKTRPGAVYSAKNVEDSIIAVTEDVAGKGYAFAQVTPRGDRNFENHTISVVYTVDQGAKTYVERIEIRGNARTRDYVIRREFDVSEGDAFNQVLIQRAKKRLEALNYFETVEISTAPGAEPDQVVLVVDVVEKSTGEFSIGAGYTSGGETPGPSVEGSITERNFLGRGQYIKVSAGGGSKSRDFMVSFTEPYFLGRRIAAGFDIFRQTRTYDKYESEANGATIRFGLPITEALSTQLAYNFTQEKYKYRDRCLTDGEYDPTKNNCDDISNAIQEGIAESPWNKSSVSGTILYNTIDDMKNPHAGLYATFTTEVAGLGGDAKFVKLTGRGSYYQTLSEEMDIVGLASVGGGHIAGYGDDGLRIFDHFKGSERMIRGFEYDGFGPYDAATGDHLGGTTYFNASLEAQFPVPVIPESFGLRGAVFADAATLYGSKIDAADVTVAGKSMEWRASVGAGLIWASPFGPLRVNYAVPVVKQDNDDVQNFSFGISSRF; encoded by the coding sequence ATGAAGGCAGCATCGAGTTTTCTAAACGCCGCGTCTGCGGTGGCTTTGTCCGCGTCGCTGGCAGTGCCGGCGGCTGTGGTTGCGCAGTTCGCCACCGTGTCTGTCGCTTCGGCGGCTGTCATCAGCAGCATCGACGTGCGGGGCAATCAACGCGTCGAAGCCCAGACGATCCGCGACTATGTGCAGATCCGTCCCGGCAAGGCATTTTCCAATGCCGATATCGACGAGGCGGTGAAACGCCTTTTCGCAACTGGCCTTTTCTCTGATGTCCGCATCAATCAGGCCGGCTCCACTCTGGTGGTGCAGGTCAGCGAGCTGCAGGTCGTCAATCAGGTCCTGTTCCAGGGCAACAAGAAGATCAAGGACGCGCAGCTTTCCGGCACGGTTCAGTTGAAGCCGCGCGGAACGTTCTCGAGCCAGACCATGGAAGCGGACGCCGAGGCGATTCGCGAATCCTACCGCCGCATCGGCCGCAACGACGTTGTGGTCAACACGCAGGTCATGGATCTTGGCGAGAATCGCGTCAACGTCGTCTTCGATATCAAGGAAGGCGATCGTACCAAAATCGCTGCGATCAACTTTGTCGGCAACAACGCCTTCAGCAATCGCCGCCTTGCCGATGTTATCTCGACCAAGAAGTCGACCATCCTGTCCTTCCTGATGCGCGACGACGTCTATGACGAGCAGCGTCTCCGTGCCGACGAGGAAGCGCTCCGCCGCTTCTATTACAACCGCGGTTATGCAGATTTCCGCGTTGTGTCGGCCTCTGGCGAATTGGACGAGGCCTCGAATACCTACACCGTCAACATCACGGTTGAGGAAGGCGAGAAGTACACGTTCGGCGACGTTTCGGTCGAAAGCTCGATCCCGGAAGTCGATACGACTGAACTCCAGTCGCAGCTCAAGACCAGGCCGGGCGCCGTCTACAGCGCCAAGAATGTCGAAGATTCCATCATCGCCGTGACTGAAGACGTGGCTGGCAAGGGTTATGCCTTTGCTCAGGTTACGCCGCGCGGCGACCGCAACTTCGAAAACCACACGATCTCGGTTGTCTACACCGTTGATCAGGGTGCGAAGACCTATGTCGAGCGCATCGAAATCCGCGGCAACGCACGCACCCGCGACTATGTCATCCGTCGCGAATTCGACGTCAGCGAAGGCGATGCCTTCAACCAGGTTCTCATCCAGCGCGCGAAGAAGCGGCTGGAAGCACTCAACTACTTTGAAACAGTCGAAATTTCGACGGCACCGGGAGCTGAGCCCGATCAGGTCGTTCTCGTCGTCGATGTTGTTGAAAAGTCGACCGGCGAGTTCTCGATCGGCGCAGGCTATACGTCGGGCGGCGAAACGCCTGGCCCGTCGGTTGAAGGCTCCATTACCGAGCGGAACTTCCTCGGCCGCGGTCAGTACATCAAGGTGTCTGCCGGTGGCGGCAGCAAGTCGCGTGACTTCATGGTCTCGTTCACCGAGCCATACTTTCTCGGCCGTCGCATCGCCGCCGGTTTCGACATCTTCCGGCAGACGCGAACCTACGACAAGTATGAGAGCGAGGCGAACGGCGCGACCATTCGTTTCGGCCTGCCAATCACAGAAGCTCTGTCGACGCAGCTTGCCTACAACTTCACGCAGGAAAAATATAAATACCGTGATCGTTGCTTGACGGATGGCGAATACGATCCGACCAAGAACAACTGCGATGATATATCCAACGCGATTCAAGAAGGCATTGCCGAAAGTCCTTGGAACAAGTCGTCGGTTTCCGGAACAATTCTCTACAACACCATTGATGATATGAAGAACCCGCATGCGGGTCTCTATGCGACCTTCACGACGGAAGTTGCCGGTCTCGGCGGTGATGCCAAGTTCGTCAAGCTGACGGGGCGTGGTTCCTACTATCAGACCCTTTCGGAAGAAATGGATATCGTTGGCTTGGCCAGCGTCGGCGGTGGCCATATTGCAGGCTACGGAGACGATGGCCTGCGCATATTCGATCACTTCAAGGGCAGCGAGCGCATGATTCGCGGCTTTGAATATGATGGTTTCGGCCCGTATGATGCCGCTACAGGCGATCATCTCGGCGGCACCACCTATTTCAACGCCTCTCTGGAAGCGCAGTTCCCGGTACCAGTTATCCCTGAAAGCTTCGGTCTGCGTGGCGCAGTCTTTGCCGATGCGGCGACGCTCTACGGCAGCAAGATCGATGCTGCGGATGTTACCGTTGCCGGCAAGAGCATGGAGTGGCGCGCTTCGGTCGGTGCCGGTCTTATCTGGGCTTCGCCGTTCGGACCGCTTCGCGTCAACTACGCTGTTCCAGTCGTCAAGCAAGACAACGACGACGTCCAGAACTTCAGCTTCGGTATCTCATCCCGCTTCTGA
- the lpxD gene encoding UDP-3-O-(3-hydroxymyristoyl)glucosamine N-acyltransferase has translation MSDPVFFAPSRRYTALEIAGLTGAELVDSSYGKTSISTIAPASEGGKDALVFIEGRKNAGPLRTLNAAILLCTPDIADQAPPGVAVLVTPRPQAAFAQIGRLLFPAAASPPPMTGETGISPRAHIDPSARLESGVIVEPGAVIGADVAIGSGTIIAPNAVIARSVQIGRDCFIGPNVSVQCALVGNRVVIHSGASVGREGFGFVGGANGPERIPQIGRVIIQDNVEIGANTTVDRGAMSDTVIGEGTKIDNLVQIAHNVRIGRGCVIAGHCGISGSVTIGDFVMMGGRVGLADHLTIGSGARLAAASGFMNDVPAGEVWAGLPARPMMEFMRDVAAIRKLSSKPKKG, from the coding sequence ATGTCCGATCCGGTTTTCTTCGCGCCGTCACGCCGCTATACGGCACTTGAGATAGCCGGCCTGACGGGCGCGGAGCTTGTCGATTCCAGCTATGGCAAAACGTCCATCTCCACCATCGCTCCGGCGAGCGAGGGTGGGAAGGACGCGCTTGTTTTCATCGAGGGGCGGAAGAACGCCGGCCCCCTGAGAACGCTCAACGCCGCCATACTTCTTTGCACACCCGATATAGCCGACCAGGCGCCTCCTGGCGTCGCTGTTCTCGTTACGCCAAGGCCGCAGGCAGCCTTCGCTCAGATCGGACGCCTGCTGTTCCCAGCTGCGGCATCGCCGCCGCCCATGACGGGTGAGACCGGCATTTCACCCCGCGCTCATATTGACCCTAGCGCCAGGCTCGAGTCCGGCGTCATTGTCGAACCGGGTGCGGTGATCGGTGCGGATGTCGCCATCGGTAGCGGCACTATCATCGCGCCGAACGCAGTCATTGCGCGGTCCGTGCAGATCGGCCGGGATTGCTTCATCGGGCCGAATGTCAGCGTGCAGTGCGCGCTCGTGGGTAATCGCGTGGTCATTCATAGCGGCGCGAGCGTTGGCCGCGAAGGATTCGGTTTCGTCGGCGGCGCGAATGGTCCGGAGCGCATTCCGCAAATCGGCCGCGTCATCATCCAGGACAACGTCGAGATCGGCGCCAACACCACCGTGGACCGCGGCGCTATGTCTGACACCGTCATCGGCGAAGGTACCAAGATCGATAATCTCGTCCAGATCGCACACAATGTTCGCATTGGGCGTGGCTGCGTCATTGCCGGACATTGCGGCATTTCAGGTTCCGTCACCATCGGCGACTTCGTGATGATGGGCGGGCGTGTTGGCCTGGCCGATCATCTCACTATCGGCAGCGGCGCACGTCTTGCAGCTGCCAGCGGCTTCATGAATGACGTGCCGGCCGGTGAAGTCTGGGCCGGTCTACCGGCGCGGCCAATGATGGAATTCATGCGCGACGTTGCCGCAATTCGAAAATTGTCCTCAAAGCCCAAGAAGGGGTGA